TTATGAATGAGATGTTTCCAAATGATCTTTTTGTAGATGATAGAAAGGATCTAACTTGTATTTGGGAACATGAAATAGAGGAAGGAATAGATTATATAGATGCAACATATTTTATAAAAAACTCTAAGGGAAGTTTTGATAAGGTATGTGAAAGCTATGGTAAAAAAATATTCACTTCTGATGAAATGGAAAAGGCAATAGAAGAATCTGGATTAAAGTTAATAAAGATCATTGAAAATAATGAAATAGCAGGTCGTCGTAATGTGTATTTATTAAAAAAAATGGCTTAATATTGACCTGTATATATTGAAGAAAAGTCCATAAAAATAAAAAGTTGACGAATAGCGATAAAAATTATAAAATTATATAATGTTGATGGTGAATCATTAATGAAATGGATAACGAAAGATTTGATTAGATATCTTGCATTATTAGGACATTTGGGCTTTGTAATAATGGGAAATATACTTGTATGCATATTTATCTATAAATTAATAGAAAAATATTTTTTTAAAAGTACCATGCTTTTTATTTTTCTGTTGTTATTGGGAGTAGCTAGTGGATTTTATAATGTATATAAGTTAATAATGAAAAAATAAGGCGGTATAAAGTTGGAGCAGATAAAAAGCATA
This genomic window from uncultured Fusobacterium sp. contains:
- a CDS encoding AtpZ/AtpI family protein; this encodes MKWITKDLIRYLALLGHLGFVIMGNILVCIFIYKLIEKYFFKSTMLFIFLLLLGVASGFYNVYKLIMKK